Within the Candidatus Zixiibacteriota bacterium genome, the region CTTTGCCGCTATCGTTGAGGCGGAAATCTATACGCGCAAAACCAGCGCAATCTAACGCCTTAAAGGCTTTCAATCCCAGCTCGCTTATCAATTTCTCCTGCTTTTCCGAAAGGTTTGCCGGACAGAAATACTGCGTTCTGCCGTCGGTATATTTATGCTCGTAATCATAGAACCCGCTTTCGGGAACACACTCTGCCAGCGGCAATATCTGATTGCCGAGGATACCGACTGTAACCTCACGGCCGGGAATATATTTTTCCACGAGCAGTCTGTTATCATATTTAAAACCTTTTGCGATCGCTTCTACAATATCATCTTTTGCTTTCACTAAAGAAAGCCCCACCGATGAACCCTGACAAACAGGTTTTACTATCGCCGGGTAGCCGATGCCTGATGCAATCATCGAGTTTATTTCATCGGCTGATATTTCCTGCTCGCTTTCTAAGACAAAATACTCGGGCGTGGGAATATCGCTGGCAAGAAATATCTTCTTGCTTAGAATCTTATTCATAGCCAATGCCGATGCCATCACGCCTGAACCCGTATATGGTATTCCGGCCATCTCTAATGCCGCCTGGATTGTGCCATCCTCACCGCTGGTGCCGTGAAGGATTAAAAACACTACATCGACTTCCTGCATCTGCGGCGAGTTTATAGTCTCAAGCATCGTTCGATTTGAAT harbors:
- a CDS encoding D-alanine--D-alanine ligase → MKIAVFMGGTSLERDVSLVSGAAVVDALRVAGHEVVPIDPARGIMTLTDDELKAISEIEQKPPSSDELERYSNRTMLETINSPQMQEVDVVFLILHGTSGEDGTIQAALEMAGIPYTGSGVMASALAMNKILSKKIFLASDIPTPEYFVLESEQEISADEINSMIASGIGYPAIVKPVCQGSSVGLSLVKAKDDIVEAIAKGFKYDNRLLVEKYIPGREVTVGILGNQILPLAECVPESGFYDYEHKYTDGRTQYFCPANLSEKQEKLISELGLKAFKALDCAGFARIDFRLNDSGKVYCLEANTLPGMTSHSLVPKAAKAAGIDFPQLAEKICLIAIEDFKKRSSDIR